A region of the Litchfieldia alkalitelluris genome:
TGGGTTGGGTTTGATCCAGAAAAGCTTTCCGTAACGATTCATCCTGAAGATGATGAAGCATTTAAAATGTGGACAGAACTAGTTGGTGTTCCGGAAGAGCGTATTATCCGACTAGAGGGGAACTTCTGGGATATTGGTGAAGGACCAAGTGGACCCAATACAGAAATTTTCTATGACCGTGGTGAAAAGTACGGAAATGATCCAGAAGATCCGGAATTATATCCAGGTGGAGAAAATGAACGCTATTTGGAAGTGTGGAATTTGGTATTTTCAGAGTTCAACCATAATCCAGATCATACATACACTCCACTGCCAAAGAAAAACATTGATACTGGTATGGGACTTGAGAGAATGGTATCCGTTATTCAGGATACACCGACAAACTTCGAAACTGATCTTTTTATGCCTATTATTCAGGCAACGGAGAAAATCTCGGGGGTAAAATATGGTGAGAAAAAGGAACTAGATGTTTCCTTTAAGGTTATTGCAGACCATATTCGTACTGTAGCATTTGCAGTTGGGGATGGAGCTCTTCCATCCAATGAAGGTAGAGGCTATGTTTTACGTAGATTATTAAGAAGAGCTGTTCGTTATGCAAAGCAAATTGATATTAACCGTCCATTTATGTATGACTTAGTTCCAGTTGTGGCTGATATCATGGTTGACTTTTATCCAGAGGTTACGGCTAAAAAGGACTTTATTCAAAAGGTAATTAAGAACGAAGAAGAGCGTTTTCATGAAACATTACATGAAGGCTTAGTCATTTTATCGAATGTGATTGCAAAACAAAAGGAACAAGGTAGTGATGTTGTTCCAGGAGCAGATGTTTTCCGATTATATGATACATACGGCTTCCCAGTAGAATTAACGGAAGAATATGCAGAAGAAGAGCAGATGAAAATTGACCATGAAGGCTTTGAAGTTGAAATGGACAATCAACGTTCAAGAGCACGTGCTGCTCGACAAGATGTTGGATCAATGCAAGTTCAAAGTGGTGTGCTTGGAGAAATTAAGGTTGAAAGTGAATTTATTGGCTATGACAAACTGGAGTCAGATTCTACTATTTTAGTGATTGTAAAGAATGGTGAAATTATTGAATCGGCTGCAGAAGGTGAAGAGGTTCAAGTGATTTTGGATAAAACTCCTTTCTATGCAGAAAGTGGTGGTCAAATTGCCGATGAAGGAATCCTTTCAAATAACGAGTCCACACTTGCTGTGAAGGATGTTCAAAAAGCACCTAATGGTCAAAACCTTCACAAAGTGGTAGTGAAAAAAGGCTCACTTGCTACAGGTCAAGTATTTACAGCTGTCGTAAATAAGGAAAACCGAAGCGAGGTTATTAAAAACCATACGGCAACACATCTTTTGCATCAAGCACTAAAGGATGTTTTGGGCAATCATGTTAACCAAGCAGGATCTCAAGTTACTGCGGGAAGACTTCGCTTTGACTTCTCTCATTTTGGACAGGTTAAGCAGGATGAGCTAGAAAAAATTGAGGCGATTGTAAACGACCAAATTTGGAGAAGCTTACAAGTAGACATTGATTACAAATCACTAGATGAAGCGAAAGCAATGGGTGCAATGGCTTTATTCGGTGAAAAGTACGGTAAAGTCGTTCGTGTTGTTCAAGTAGGCAATTATAGTTTAGAGCTATGTGGTGGATGTCATGTCCCTAATACTGCGACAATTGGATTATTTAAAATTGTATCTGAAACTGGAATAGGTGCAGGAACAAGAAGAATTGAAGCTGTAACAGGACAAGGTGCTTATAAATTAATGAACGATCAAGTTAAATTGCTTCATGAATTAGCAACTACACTAAAAACGAATCAAAAAGATATTCCAACGAGAATTGATTCATTACTAGAAGAGCTGCGAGGGTTACAACGGGAAAATGAGTCACTATCAGCTAAACTAGGGAATATTGAAGCGGGTAGTCTAGTAGATAAAGCAACCAAGATTGGTGATGTAACAGTGCTTTACAGTACTGTGAATCCTACTGATATGAATAATCTTCGTACAATGGTAGATGATTTAAAAGAAAAATTAGGATCTGCTGTAATTGTTTTAGGTTCTGTAAATGAAGGTAAAGTTAATATTACAGCGGGTGTTACCAAGGATTTAATTGAAAAAGGTTACCACGCAGGTAAACTTATTAAAGAGGTTGCTACACGCTGCGGCGGAGGCGGTGGAGGCCGTCCTGATATGGCCCAAGCTGGTGGGAAAAATCCAGATCAATTACAAGATGCACTAAACTTTGTTGAAGAATGGGTGAAATCCATTTGATAATGGATAAACTTGGTGTAGAATGAGATTAAGAGTGATTCTTTGAAAAAGGATACTTCCCAAGTAATGATTAAAAGTCTAGAAGTGTCTATATTTTAAAGAAGAGTCTAAAGAGCGAGGTGCAAGGGCGAATGAGTTCATTTGATAAAACAATGAAGTTTAACTTTCAAGAAGAACCAATTGAAACCAATGTGAATGAAGTTTTGTTTAAAGTATATGATGCACTGCAGGAAAAAGGCTATAATCCTATTAATCAAATTGTTGGATACCTGCTCTCGGGTGACCCTGCGTATATTCCAAGACACAACGATGCTAGAAATATTATCAGAAAGTTAGAACGCGATGAATTAATCGAGGAGTTAGTAAAATCGTATTTAAAGTCTAACCGTGAGGGGTAAACTAAATGCGAGTTCTTGGATTAGATGTTGGTTCTAAAACCATTGGTGTAGCTGTTAGCGACGAAATGGGTTGGACTGCGCAAGGAATTGAAACAATAAAGATTAACGAAGAAAGACAACAATTTGGCTTGCAGCGGCTGGGTGAAATTATTAGACAATATCAGGTTGAATCGGTTGTCATAGGATTACCTAAGAACATGAATGGGACAATTGGCCCAAGAGGTGAGGCAAGCCAAAGCTTTGCGAAATTGGTAGAAGAAGAATTTTCAGTCCCTACTATTTTATGGGACGAGCGTCTGTCAACCATGGCAGCTGAAAGAGTGCTGCTAGAGGCAGATGTTAGTCGAGCAAAAAGAAAGAAAGTAATTGATAAGATGGCGGCAGTCATGATATTGCAAGGCTATCTAAACAGTAAAAATTGATGAGGTGACTATAATGGAACATGGTGAAAAGCAAATTACAGTTATAGATGAAGAAGGAAACGAACAGCTTTGTGAAGTTTTATTTACGTTTGAATCACAAGAATTTAATAAATCATACGTACTTTATTATCCAGTCGGTGCTGATGAAGATGATGCAGAAGACATCGAAATTCACGCTTCAAGCTTTACTGGCAATGAAGACGGAGAAGATGGAGAACTTCAACCTGTAGAAACAGATGAAGAGTGGGACATGATTGAAGAAATGCTAAATACATTTCTTGATGAAGAAGAAGGCGAACAATAATCGCTTAATAAAAAGCCTGGCTGTAAGTGTTGTTACACTTTCAGCCAGGCTTTTTTTTTGCACCATGTAGTATGAAAATAGTGCATTCACCTAGTGTGGAATGAGCGGAGAGCCACTTGACTCCCGCGGTATCCCGCGAGTGGATCGTAGTTGCATGGAACTCCACAACCAAAGTTATTTTGGGGGTAGACACCTATGCGATTGAGTATTTACACCAAGGAGTAAGCAAGGGGGGCGCAGCACATGGAACTCCACAACCATAGTTATTTTTGAATGAAATAAAATGTGGCACCATGGAGATGGAGCTCTCCCTCATTAAATTACTCCATGCTATGCATCAAAATGCTACTCTTAAAGAAAAATAATCCTAGGAATTTTGGAAGGAATTGACGAAATTCATAAAAAAATGTAGTATAATATTTCGAGTGAGAGGAGGAAATTACAACATGTCTGAATCACCTAAACATAAAAAAAATCATAGAGATAAACTTCTAGAACTTCAAGGTGAAGCTAGAGTTGTTAGAAAAATAGTACTTATTCTATTTATTGTTATACTATTAGTTATTTCAGGAATTGTCGGTGGTGGATATTTATATATCAAATCCGCTCTACAACCTGTAGATCCTGAAAATACAAAAGAAGTAAATGTGACAATTCCAATCGGTTCATCGCCTACTGCTATTGCAAATATATTAGAGGAAAATGGGATTGTTAAAGATGCAAAAGTATTCCGCTATTATACTAAATTTAAAAATGAATCTGGGTTCCAAGCGGGAGATTATCAACTAACTCCAGCAATGACTTTTACAGAAATTATTTCAAGCTTGAAAACGGGACGAGTATTGGAAGAAGCTGTTTTCTCAATTACACTTCCAGAAGGAAAGCAATTAGTAGAAATTGTAAAGATAATTGCTAGTAAAACCAATCATAGTGAAGATGAAGTATTGGAAAAATTAACAGATGAAAAATTTATTGCAGAACTAATGCAGATGTATCCAACACTACTTTCAAATGATATTTTACATGAGGATGTTAAGTATGCGTTAGAAGGATATTTATATCCGGCAACATATCCTTATTATAAAGAAGCAAAAGATTTATCCATTGAAGAGGTTATAAGGCCAATGTTAGATCAAACAAATAAAATTGTCGAGGAGCTTGCTACTGAAATTTCGTTCCGTGAGTTTTCTCCACATACACTACTAACAATGGCATCACTTATTGAGGAAGAAGCAACTGGAAAGACCGATCGTGAGAAAATCTCTGGTGTATTTGTTAATCGAATGGACATTGATATGCCACTTCAAACAGACCCAACGGTTATTTACGCTCTTGGTGAGCACAGGGAACGTTTATTTTTCAAGGATTATGAGGTTAATGATCCTTATAACACATATCAAATTCAGGGATTACCACCTGGTCCAATCGCAAATGCAGGTTTAGACTCGATCAAGGCAGCATTAAATCCTGCTGATATTTCATCTTTATATTTCTTGGCTGATAAAGAAGGTAATGTTCATTATTCTGATACGTTGGAAGAGCATAACCGCAAGATAGCCCAATATATTACTAATCAATAATACACTCCCAGGGGAACGATAATAAATTATATTAGCGTTCCCCTTTTCATTGTGGTAAAATATATCGAGTTGAAAAACAATAGTCATATTCCTGAAAAATTGGCATAGTAGCCAATTTTCTTTATTGTATTCTCTTTTCTTAATTGCAGCTCTTTATAATGGTTGTGTTTTGTTTTAGGTAGACCTTCCTGCTAATGAAATATTCGCACTGGAGGATGAAAATGTTGTTAACCTAGTGTTCCAGAGCTGCGAGCCACTTGACTCCTGCGGGATCAGTGGTCTCGTGAGACCCCGCAGGAGCCTGCTCCTGGCGACGAGGAGGCTCACGGACCACCCCGCGGAAAGCAAGTGGATCGCAGCTCATGGAACCGCTAACTAAGTAATTATCAGGGTAGACATCTATGCTAATTAAAATTAGCACCATGGAGTATGAAAAATTATACTTAGCTTAGTGTCTAGCTCCAGGCGCTATCGGCTCGGGGTCATAAGTCAATCCATCTAGAAGGTTAAAGAGCAACCTTCCAGCCGGCTTGCCTTATGCCTGTCGCCGATGAACGAGCGCCTTCCGCTTTTCTTTTTTCAGGGTAGACAACTATTTTTATATTGCAAAACCGCCTTGCTATTAGAGCATACTAAAACAAATAGATAAATTTTGGATCTGATCAATTGTTCAATCCTTAATATACATGAAAATGATGGAGGAAATTTAATGGTTTCTGAAGAGCTTATTACCTACCTAGAGTCGTTGATTCAGCCTAGACCTACGTTCATTCAAGAGTTAGAAGCATTTGCAGAAGAAAATCATGTCCCGATTATGGATAAGATTACAGCTGAGGCGATTCTTCAATTATTGAGAATCTCAAACCCAAAGAGGATTCTTGAAATAGGAACGGCTATTGGTTATTCAGCGATTCGAATGGGTCTAACCTTACCAGAAGCAAAAATTGTAACAGTAGAGCGAAACAAGGGTCGCTATGAGCAGGCCATTGAAAATATTAACACGGCCAATAAAGCCGAACAAATAAACGTCTTGTTCGGGGATGCACTTGAATTAACAGATGAAATAGACAAAAGAGGGCCATATGATGTCATTTTCATCGATGCGGCTAAAGGACAATACAAACGTTTCTTTGAAAGCTATGAGGGCTTCCTCGCAGATCAAGGGTTGATTATTACAGACAATGTACTTTTTAAGGGCTTAGTTGTGAAGGAAATAGAGGATAAGCGAAAAAGACAGTTAGTAGACAAAATAAAGATGTATAATGAATGGCTATCTAGTCATCCGAACTATGTAACAACCATTCTCCCAGTGGGTGATGGAATAGCGATTAGTAAAAAAAGAGGTGTTTGATATGAAAAA
Encoded here:
- the alaS gene encoding alanine--tRNA ligase, with translation MKKLTSAEVRQMFLDFFKEKGHSVEPSASLVPHEDPSLLWINSGVATLKKYFDGRVIPENPRICNAQKSIRTNDIENVGKTARHHTFFEMLGNFSIGDYFKEEAIVWAWEFLTSKDWVGFDPEKLSVTIHPEDDEAFKMWTELVGVPEERIIRLEGNFWDIGEGPSGPNTEIFYDRGEKYGNDPEDPELYPGGENERYLEVWNLVFSEFNHNPDHTYTPLPKKNIDTGMGLERMVSVIQDTPTNFETDLFMPIIQATEKISGVKYGEKKELDVSFKVIADHIRTVAFAVGDGALPSNEGRGYVLRRLLRRAVRYAKQIDINRPFMYDLVPVVADIMVDFYPEVTAKKDFIQKVIKNEEERFHETLHEGLVILSNVIAKQKEQGSDVVPGADVFRLYDTYGFPVELTEEYAEEEQMKIDHEGFEVEMDNQRSRARAARQDVGSMQVQSGVLGEIKVESEFIGYDKLESDSTILVIVKNGEIIESAAEGEEVQVILDKTPFYAESGGQIADEGILSNNESTLAVKDVQKAPNGQNLHKVVVKKGSLATGQVFTAVVNKENRSEVIKNHTATHLLHQALKDVLGNHVNQAGSQVTAGRLRFDFSHFGQVKQDELEKIEAIVNDQIWRSLQVDIDYKSLDEAKAMGAMALFGEKYGKVVRVVQVGNYSLELCGGCHVPNTATIGLFKIVSETGIGAGTRRIEAVTGQGAYKLMNDQVKLLHELATTLKTNQKDIPTRIDSLLEELRGLQRENESLSAKLGNIEAGSLVDKATKIGDVTVLYSTVNPTDMNNLRTMVDDLKEKLGSAVIVLGSVNEGKVNITAGVTKDLIEKGYHAGKLIKEVATRCGGGGGGRPDMAQAGGKNPDQLQDALNFVEEWVKSI
- a CDS encoding IreB family regulatory phosphoprotein: MSSFDKTMKFNFQEEPIETNVNEVLFKVYDALQEKGYNPINQIVGYLLSGDPAYIPRHNDARNIIRKLERDELIEELVKSYLKSNREG
- the ruvX gene encoding Holliday junction resolvase RuvX, which gives rise to MRVLGLDVGSKTIGVAVSDEMGWTAQGIETIKINEERQQFGLQRLGEIIRQYQVESVVIGLPKNMNGTIGPRGEASQSFAKLVEEEFSVPTILWDERLSTMAAERVLLEADVSRAKRKKVIDKMAAVMILQGYLNSKN
- a CDS encoding DUF1292 domain-containing protein, producing the protein MEHGEKQITVIDEEGNEQLCEVLFTFESQEFNKSYVLYYPVGADEDDAEDIEIHASSFTGNEDGEDGELQPVETDEEWDMIEEMLNTFLDEEEGEQ
- the mltG gene encoding endolytic transglycosylase MltG; this encodes MSESPKHKKNHRDKLLELQGEARVVRKIVLILFIVILLVISGIVGGGYLYIKSALQPVDPENTKEVNVTIPIGSSPTAIANILEENGIVKDAKVFRYYTKFKNESGFQAGDYQLTPAMTFTEIISSLKTGRVLEEAVFSITLPEGKQLVEIVKIIASKTNHSEDEVLEKLTDEKFIAELMQMYPTLLSNDILHEDVKYALEGYLYPATYPYYKEAKDLSIEEVIRPMLDQTNKIVEELATEISFREFSPHTLLTMASLIEEEATGKTDREKISGVFVNRMDIDMPLQTDPTVIYALGEHRERLFFKDYEVNDPYNTYQIQGLPPGPIANAGLDSIKAALNPADISSLYFLADKEGNVHYSDTLEEHNRKIAQYITNQ
- a CDS encoding O-methyltransferase, whose product is MVSEELITYLESLIQPRPTFIQELEAFAEENHVPIMDKITAEAILQLLRISNPKRILEIGTAIGYSAIRMGLTLPEAKIVTVERNKGRYEQAIENINTANKAEQINVLFGDALELTDEIDKRGPYDVIFIDAAKGQYKRFFESYEGFLADQGLIITDNVLFKGLVVKEIEDKRKRQLVDKIKMYNEWLSSHPNYVTTILPVGDGIAISKKRGV